The Virgibacillus dokdonensis genome includes a window with the following:
- a CDS encoding FxsA family protein — MKIFLLVAFILSALEIGVFIWIGGWIGPWWVVGFVLLTGAVGFYLAKQQGIETWNRAQLSMQRGEAPTGYIIDGICILIGAVLLVTPGFISDIVGFLLVIPTTRKLFNQRIEKFLKYLINKRTIIYRRW, encoded by the coding sequence ATGAAAATATTTTTACTTGTTGCATTTATCTTATCTGCTCTAGAGATAGGTGTTTTTATTTGGATAGGAGGTTGGATAGGTCCATGGTGGGTTGTAGGCTTTGTTCTCCTTACTGGAGCGGTGGGCTTTTATTTAGCAAAACAACAAGGGATAGAAACTTGGAACCGCGCGCAGCTTTCGATGCAACGTGGCGAAGCCCCAACAGGCTATATTATTGATGGAATTTGTATTCTAATAGGTGCTGTATTATTAGTAACTCCAGGCTTTATTTCAGATATAGTTGGATTTTTACTAGTTATTCCAACGACTCGAAAGCTGTTCAACCAAAGAATAGAAAAATTTTTAAAATATCTAATCAATAAACGAACTATTATATATCGGAGGTGGTAG
- the ytvI gene encoding sporulation integral membrane protein YtvI, with translation MYKPRLYQLLRFIIVITLTILGYLLLTVGFSYLYPLLIASILAMAINPVANFFEEKWKLPRMMAVSGTMLFTFAFLSSIVFILFSEFMQGTTFLATHLPDYVQTFSNYVTSILDQKIMPLYEKMTTYLQALDTSQQEAINNSVKHITEHISAKLSESLQFILLQIPSLFTALPSSFTVTVFILLAAFLIANDYQQISLFSQKIIPHSLQTKINSVQMQFKKTVIAYVKAQLILVIISAVLVYIGLKLLHVNHAFTISLYVAFVDLIPYVGSGIIFFPWMIYLFIVGDHALTIQLAILYGSIVIVRQIIEPKILSSSMGTHPLVALIILFIGLQIWGIIGFIIAPLILISIQAFYQAGIFQDVWKFIKG, from the coding sequence ATGTACAAGCCAAGATTATACCAATTATTGCGTTTTATAATTGTAATAACACTTACTATTTTAGGCTATCTGTTACTAACTGTAGGTTTCTCCTATTTATATCCATTACTTATAGCTAGTATTTTAGCGATGGCAATAAACCCAGTTGCTAATTTTTTTGAGGAAAAATGGAAACTTCCTCGGATGATGGCAGTAAGTGGAACCATGTTATTTACGTTTGCTTTTCTAAGTAGCATCGTATTTATTCTATTTTCTGAATTTATGCAAGGCACTACTTTTTTAGCAACACACCTCCCAGACTATGTGCAAACGTTTAGCAATTATGTAACAAGTATTTTGGATCAAAAAATCATGCCACTATATGAGAAAATGACGACGTACTTACAAGCATTGGACACTTCCCAACAAGAAGCGATAAACAATTCCGTCAAACATATTACAGAACATATTAGTGCGAAACTTTCGGAATCGCTCCAATTCATTTTATTGCAAATTCCTTCTTTATTTACTGCGCTTCCAAGTTCCTTTACTGTAACGGTTTTTATCTTATTAGCAGCTTTTCTAATAGCAAATGATTACCAACAAATTTCCTTGTTCAGTCAAAAAATAATCCCTCATTCACTGCAAACTAAAATAAATAGTGTACAAATGCAATTTAAGAAAACTGTCATCGCATATGTAAAGGCTCAGCTTATTTTAGTAATCATTTCTGCTGTTTTAGTATATATAGGTTTAAAACTCTTACATGTTAATCATGCGTTTACCATTTCGCTATATGTTGCTTTCGTTGACCTTATTCCGTATGTCGGATCTGGCATTATTTTCTTTCCGTGGATGATTTATTTATTTATAGTTGGTGATCATGCTTTAACGATTCAATTAGCGATTCTATACGGTTCTATTGTCATTGTTAGACAAATAATTGAACCAAAAATTTTATCTTCTAGTATGGGGACACACCCACTAGTAGCGCTTATTATACTGTTTATCGGGCTACAAATTTGGGGAATCATTGGATTTATTATTGCTCCCCTTATACTTATTTCCATACAAGCTTTTTATCAAGCAGGTATATTTCAAGATGTATGGAAATTTATTAAAGGTTAG
- the citZ gene encoding citrate synthase → MTTTTKGLEGVVATQSSISSIIDDQLTYVGYKIDDLAKNSSFEEVIFLLWNQRLPKQDELDELKKELASNMVVPEAIIKHLHSYDLSTVHPMTALRTAVSMLGLYDEEAEVMEAQANKRKAIRIQAKIASIVTAFARIRKGKDPVQPKLSYNYAENLLFMLNGKEPKEIEVEAMNKALVLHADHELNASTFTARVCVATLSDIYSGVTAAIGALKGPLHGGANEGVMKMLTEIGEEENAIPYIQEKLDNKEKIMGMGHRVYKGGDPRAKFLKEMSKQLTELIGEPKWYKMSVKIEDYIKDHKGLPANVDFYSASVYHSLGIDHDLFTPIFAVSRTSGWLAHILEQYANNRLIRPRAEYTGPISPEYSTIDKR, encoded by the coding sequence ATGACAACAACAACGAAGGGGCTTGAGGGAGTTGTAGCAACTCAATCGTCAATTAGTTCTATAATAGATGATCAGCTTACATATGTAGGCTATAAGATTGATGATTTAGCTAAAAATTCCAGTTTTGAAGAAGTGATTTTTTTACTATGGAATCAAAGACTTCCGAAACAAGATGAGCTAGACGAATTAAAAAAAGAGCTTGCTTCAAATATGGTAGTACCAGAAGCAATTATTAAACATCTACATTCTTATGATTTGTCAACTGTACATCCAATGACTGCTCTACGCACCGCCGTTTCTATGTTAGGTTTGTACGATGAAGAAGCAGAAGTAATGGAAGCGCAAGCAAACAAGCGAAAAGCTATTCGTATTCAAGCAAAAATAGCCTCTATCGTAACCGCTTTTGCACGAATCCGTAAAGGAAAGGACCCTGTTCAGCCTAAGCTAAGTTATAATTATGCTGAAAATCTACTATTCATGTTAAATGGTAAAGAGCCGAAAGAAATTGAAGTAGAAGCTATGAACAAAGCACTTGTTCTTCACGCAGACCATGAACTTAATGCTTCCACCTTTACAGCAAGAGTATGTGTTGCAACACTGTCTGATATTTATTCAGGTGTTACAGCTGCAATTGGTGCATTAAAAGGTCCGCTACATGGTGGAGCCAATGAGGGCGTTATGAAGATGCTTACAGAAATTGGAGAAGAAGAAAATGCGATCCCTTACATTCAAGAAAAGTTAGACAATAAAGAGAAAATCATGGGAATGGGTCATCGTGTCTATAAAGGTGGAGACCCAAGGGCGAAGTTTTTAAAAGAAATGTCGAAACAATTAACAGAATTAATTGGCGAACCTAAATGGTATAAAATGTCAGTTAAAATTGAAGATTATATAAAAGATCACAAAGGTTTGCCGGCAAATGTCGACTTTTATTCTGCTTCTGTATATCACAGCCTAGGAATTGATCATGATTTATTCACACCGATTTTTGCAGTAAGTAGAACATCGGGATGGCTAGCTCATATTCTTGAGCAATACGCTAATAATCGTTTAATCCGTCCACGTGCAGAATATACAGGGCCTATCTCACCAGAATATAGTACAATTGATAAACGATAG
- the icd gene encoding NADP-dependent isocitrate dehydrogenase, producing MTKGEKIVVENGKMDVPNHPIIPFIEGDGTGPDIWSAAREVIEAAVEKAYNGEKAIDWLEVYAGKKAYDKTGEWLPQDTLDKINQYKIAIKGPLTTPVGGGFRSLNVALRQELDLFTCLRPVRYFDGVPSPVKRPEDVDMVIFRENTEDIYAGIEWQKGSEEVDKVINFLQEEMNVSNIRFPETSGIGVKPVSEEGTKRLVRASIQYALNEGRKSVTLVHKGNIMKFTEGAFKNWGYEVAEQEFADQVFTWAEYDRIVEKEGKDAANKAQDEAVAAGKIIVKDAIADIFLQQILTRPKEFDVVATMNLNGDYISDALAAQVGGIGIAPGANINYDTGHAIFEATHGTAPKYAGMDKVNPSSVILSAVLMLEHLEWREAANLITKAMDKTIASKVVTYDFARLMDGAKEVKCSEFGKELIKNMD from the coding sequence ATGACAAAGGGAGAAAAAATTGTTGTAGAAAATGGAAAAATGGATGTACCAAACCATCCGATTATACCATTTATTGAAGGTGATGGAACAGGACCAGATATTTGGTCAGCTGCGCGTGAAGTAATCGAAGCTGCTGTGGAGAAAGCGTATAATGGGGAGAAAGCAATTGATTGGCTGGAAGTATACGCTGGAAAAAAAGCTTACGATAAAACAGGCGAATGGCTACCTCAAGATACATTAGATAAAATTAACCAATATAAAATTGCTATTAAAGGGCCGTTAACGACCCCTGTTGGCGGCGGGTTCCGCTCATTAAACGTGGCACTTCGTCAAGAACTTGATTTATTTACGTGCTTACGTCCGGTACGATATTTCGACGGTGTTCCATCTCCAGTTAAACGCCCTGAAGATGTGGACATGGTCATTTTCCGTGAGAACACAGAAGATATTTATGCAGGAATTGAATGGCAAAAAGGTTCAGAAGAAGTAGATAAAGTTATTAATTTTTTACAAGAAGAAATGAACGTTTCCAATATTCGTTTCCCTGAAACTTCTGGAATTGGTGTTAAACCAGTATCTGAAGAGGGAACGAAACGTTTGGTGCGTGCTAGTATCCAATATGCACTCAATGAAGGACGCAAAAGTGTTACTTTAGTACATAAAGGTAACATCATGAAGTTCACAGAAGGCGCTTTTAAAAATTGGGGATATGAAGTAGCAGAACAAGAATTTGCTGATCAAGTATTCACTTGGGCAGAATACGATCGCATTGTTGAAAAAGAAGGTAAGGATGCTGCTAACAAAGCGCAAGACGAAGCAGTTGCTGCAGGGAAAATTATTGTTAAAGATGCGATTGCAGATATTTTCTTACAACAAATTCTCACGCGTCCAAAAGAGTTTGATGTAGTAGCAACAATGAATTTAAATGGAGATTATATTTCTGATGCTCTTGCTGCACAAGTAGGAGGAATTGGCATAGCTCCAGGGGCAAACATTAACTATGATACAGGGCATGCTATTTTCGAAGCGACACATGGGACAGCTCCTAAATATGCAGGCATGGATAAAGTAAATCCTTCATCTGTTATTCTGTCTGCTGTTTTAATGCTTGAACATCTGGAGTGGAGAGAGGCAGCTAACTTGATTACGAAAGCGATGGATAAAACAATCGCTTCTAAGGTCGTTACGTATGATTTTGCACGTTTAATGGACGGTGCTAAAGAAGTGAAATGTTCCGAGTTTGGAAAAGAATTAATTAAAAACATGGACTAA
- the mdh gene encoding malate dehydrogenase, producing MAIKRSKISVIGSGFTGATTALMLAQKELGDVVLVDIPNMEDPTKGKALDMLEASPVQGFDASIIGTSNYEDTKDSDLVIITAGIARKPGMSRDDLVNTNAKIMKSVTQEIMKYSPETYIVVLTNPVDAMTYTVFKESGLPKERVIGQSGVLDTARFRTFVAQELNVSVKDVTGFVLGGHGDDMVPLIRYSYAGGIPLETLISKERLDAIVERTRKGGGEIVGLLGNGSAYYAPAASLTVMAEAILKDQRRVLPAIAYLEGEYGYSNIYLGVPTVLGGNGIEKVIELELTEEEKAALDKSADSVKKVLDVLN from the coding sequence ATGGCAATAAAGAGAAGTAAAATTTCTGTAATCGGTTCCGGATTCACTGGTGCGACGACTGCATTAATGCTTGCGCAAAAAGAATTAGGTGATGTTGTGCTTGTTGATATACCTAATATGGAAGATCCAACCAAAGGTAAAGCTTTAGATATGCTAGAGGCTAGTCCTGTTCAGGGTTTTGATGCGTCTATTATTGGTACCTCGAATTATGAAGATACAAAAGACTCGGACTTGGTAATTATTACAGCGGGGATTGCTCGTAAGCCAGGAATGAGTCGTGACGACTTAGTAAATACAAATGCTAAGATTATGAAGTCTGTAACACAAGAAATTATGAAATACTCTCCGGAAACGTATATCGTCGTATTAACAAATCCAGTTGATGCTATGACATACACAGTATTTAAAGAATCTGGTTTGCCAAAAGAGCGGGTGATTGGGCAGTCAGGTGTACTAGATACAGCTCGTTTTCGAACTTTTGTTGCCCAAGAATTAAATGTTTCTGTTAAAGATGTAACAGGATTTGTACTAGGCGGACATGGGGATGATATGGTGCCTTTAATTCGCTACTCGTATGCGGGAGGAATTCCACTCGAAACATTAATATCTAAAGAACGTTTAGATGCTATTGTAGAAAGAACAAGAAAAGGCGGTGGAGAAATAGTAGGGTTACTTGGTAATGGAAGTGCTTACTATGCTCCTGCTGCTTCTCTTACAGTAATGGCCGAAGCAATTTTAAAGGATCAGCGTCGAGTTCTACCTGCTATTGCTTACCTTGAAGGAGAATATGGCTATTCAAACATTTATCTTGGAGTGCCAACTGTATTAGGTGGAAATGGTATAGAAAAGGTCATCGAGCTTGAATTAACGGAAGAGGAGAAAGCTGCACTTGATAAATCGGCAGATTCTGTTAAAAAAGTGTTAGATGTCTTAAATTAA
- a CDS encoding MaoC/PaaZ C-terminal domain-containing protein → MKGLIGKRRPLGKSLYDIKIGDTCSRTTRMNDRDLLLYLGLTDDANPLYLQHDYASLTPYKQPIVPSVMLYGMVSSLVSMELPGPGSHIIHHEMVFPRAVYHNSEVDISLEVIAIDESNQCLAMNVLAKDEEGEVVLNGKLYVTPAHKPNTLTAQSLENFF, encoded by the coding sequence ATGAAAGGATTGATTGGAAAAAGACGACCGTTAGGCAAATCCTTATATGATATCAAAATTGGTGATACGTGCAGCCGAACGACTCGAATGAATGATCGAGATTTATTGTTGTACTTAGGATTAACGGATGATGCAAACCCGTTATATTTACAACATGACTATGCTTCATTAACACCTTATAAACAACCAATCGTGCCATCTGTCATGCTTTATGGCATGGTATCTTCTTTAGTATCTATGGAATTGCCAGGGCCAGGAAGCCATATTATTCATCACGAAATGGTTTTCCCTAGAGCAGTCTATCATAATTCCGAAGTAGATATTTCTCTAGAAGTAATTGCCATTGATGAGAGCAATCAGTGTCTAGCTATGAATGTACTTGCAAAGGATGAGGAAGGAGAAGTCGTTTTAAACGGTAAGTTGTATGTGACACCAGCTCATAAACCAAATACGTTAACTGCGCAATCTTTAGAAAACTTCTTTTAA
- a CDS encoding response regulator transcription factor yields the protein MNEKILIVDDEKSIVTLLNFNIEKAGFVTDVAYDGYEAVQKAQSNSYDLIVLDLMLPEMDGMDVCRYLRNNQINTPILMLTAKDEEFDKVLGLELGADDYLTKPFSPKEVVARIKAILRRAKRVEKSNFSFIQVGDLTVFPERYEAEMAGKVITFTRKEFELLYYLAKNKGKVISRDQLLSGVWDYDFVGDTRIVDVHVSHLRDKIEPDSKKPVYIKTVRGLGYKLEDPS from the coding sequence ATGAACGAGAAAATTTTAATTGTAGATGACGAGAAATCTATTGTAACATTGCTTAACTTTAATATCGAAAAAGCGGGCTTTGTGACAGATGTTGCTTATGATGGTTATGAAGCAGTACAAAAAGCACAAAGCAACAGTTATGATTTGATTGTTTTAGATCTTATGCTCCCTGAGATGGATGGCATGGATGTTTGTAGGTATTTAAGAAATAACCAAATAAACACACCAATTCTTATGCTTACTGCTAAAGATGAGGAATTTGATAAAGTGCTTGGATTGGAATTAGGTGCAGATGATTATTTAACGAAGCCTTTTAGCCCAAAAGAAGTGGTAGCTAGAATTAAAGCTATTTTACGGAGAGCAAAGAGAGTAGAAAAATCTAATTTTTCATTTATACAAGTTGGTGATTTAACGGTGTTCCCTGAAAGATATGAAGCAGAAATGGCAGGGAAAGTGATTACCTTTACGAGAAAAGAATTTGAACTGTTATATTATCTAGCAAAGAATAAAGGAAAGGTTATTTCACGTGACCAACTTCTTAGCGGTGTATGGGATTATGATTTTGTTGGTGATACCCGTATTGTGGATGTTCACGTTTCTCATTTACGGGATAAAATAGAACCAGATTCTAAAAAACCTGTTTATATTAAAACGGTACGAGGTCTTGGTTATAAATTGGAGGACCCTAGTTAA
- the pnpS gene encoding two-component system histidine kinase PnpS has product MRFLFEKPIFGYTVGVFLVVLVTGILLSVLIGDYLVLAAVLVIQFIVLLLFIIHLYETVLKPIKKATKTVDEIVKGNYRARFHHPSTDSIGQLSTKINALARNLNELTIQEQMQAEQLSTIIENTQSGLVLIDAKGYIHFVNRKFLVMFGQTTNDFQGHLYYDVLHNEVIHETVQKTFLYERNIKEEFTHYKGLDKYYIEIVGAPIFDERNLLKGAVLVLYDITELKKLELMRKDFVANVSHELKTPITSIKGFAETLLDNPMKDLEKNKEFLEIIYNESHRIQLLIQDLLILSRLEKENHQLVLSTFSMRELVDEVIPVIHQKFADKGLTFDKSIQQSLQLTADKEKVKQIIINLIDNAINYTPEHGHIYLRIMNQGSNVLIEVEDTGIGIEKEALPRIFERFYRVDKARSRNTGGTGLGLAIVKHIVEVHDGTIDIESEINKGTKIVVSLPMNKDGKIQ; this is encoded by the coding sequence ATGCGATTTTTGTTTGAAAAACCTATATTCGGTTACACAGTAGGTGTTTTTTTAGTTGTTTTAGTAACCGGTATTTTGTTAAGTGTTTTAATTGGAGATTATCTAGTATTAGCTGCAGTACTAGTAATTCAATTTATCGTTTTATTGTTATTTATCATACATTTATATGAAACAGTCTTAAAGCCTATTAAAAAAGCAACGAAGACAGTGGATGAGATTGTAAAAGGTAATTATCGAGCTAGATTTCATCATCCAAGTACAGACAGTATTGGGCAGTTAAGTACGAAGATTAATGCTTTAGCGCGAAATTTAAATGAATTAACTATTCAAGAGCAAATGCAGGCAGAACAATTATCTACGATTATAGAAAATACACAAAGTGGACTTGTTTTAATTGATGCAAAAGGGTATATCCACTTCGTTAACCGTAAATTTCTTGTTATGTTTGGGCAAACAACGAATGATTTTCAAGGCCATCTTTATTATGATGTTCTGCACAATGAAGTTATTCATGAAACGGTTCAAAAAACTTTCTTGTACGAGCGAAATATTAAAGAGGAGTTTACGCATTATAAAGGCTTGGATAAATACTATATTGAGATAGTTGGCGCCCCTATTTTTGATGAACGTAATTTATTAAAAGGGGCGGTGCTCGTTCTTTATGATATAACGGAGTTAAAAAAGCTGGAATTAATGCGAAAAGACTTTGTTGCGAATGTTTCGCATGAGTTAAAAACTCCAATTACGTCTATTAAGGGATTTGCTGAAACATTATTAGATAATCCGATGAAAGATTTGGAGAAAAACAAAGAATTCTTAGAAATAATTTATAATGAGAGTCACCGGATACAATTATTAATTCAGGATTTGTTGATTCTTTCTCGACTAGAAAAAGAAAATCACCAACTAGTTCTTTCCACCTTTTCTATGCGTGAATTGGTAGATGAAGTAATTCCAGTCATTCATCAAAAGTTTGCTGATAAAGGATTGACATTTGATAAATCTATTCAGCAAAGTTTACAACTTACAGCGGATAAAGAAAAAGTGAAGCAAATTATTATTAATCTTATCGATAACGCTATAAACTATACACCAGAGCATGGACATATTTATTTACGGATTATGAATCAAGGCAGTAACGTGCTTATTGAAGTGGAGGATACAGGGATAGGTATTGAGAAGGAAGCTCTGCCTCGTATATTCGAACGTTTTTACAGAGTGGATAAAGCTAGAAGTCGTAATACCGGAGGAACAGGACTCGGCTTAGCGATTGTCAAACATATTGTAGAAGTACATGATGGTACGATTGATATAGAAAGTGAAATTAATAAAGGGACAAAGATAGTGGTTAGTCTCCCAATGAATAAGGACGGTAAGATACAATAA
- the polA gene encoding DNA polymerase I, which produces MSNKLVLIDGNSIIYRAFFALPLLNNDKGVYTNAVYGFTTMLLRMIEEEKPTHMLVAFDAGKTTFRHDTYKEYKGGRQKTPPELSEQFPLLKEVLDAFSIPHYELDNYEADDIIGTLSKQVEENGWEVTVISGDKDLLQLVSDHVTVSLTKKGISDVERYTPAFLKEKMEITQEQIIDLKALMGDNSDNIPGVPGVGEKTAVKLLKQFHTLENVYDHLEDVSGKKLKEKLATHKKEAFMSKELVTINRSSPITIKPDDVIYSGYAQDKVRAIFTELGFQSLLTRMQGSDEDKPMETAEQHPPIEFSILDEVNHDLFTGEEALIVEMLEENYHQASIQGFSIVNEEAAYFLPKDIAMQSEQFQSWLRDSSMKKYVFDAKKTFVSLSRVNMHIEGIAFDMLLASYLINPSENNHDIPAISHRLGRTDVYLDDEVYGKGAKRKLPEQSIFREHVVRKASMLYELKPQMEKQLKENEQYELFKELEMPLALILGEMEHTGVLVDTKRLEEMRTDLKNRLAELEKEVHELAGEEFNLNSPKQLGPILFEKLGLPVIKKTKTGYSTAADVLEQLQDEHEIIPKLLLYRQLGKLQSTYIEGLLKVVDEKTNKIHTRFNQALTQTGRLSSIEPNLQNIPIRLEEGRKIRQAFIPAQKDWVMFAADYSQIELRVLAHIARDEKLMTAFKQEKDIHTQTAMDVFHVNKEEVSANMRRQAKAVNFGIVYGISDYGLSQNLGITRKEAKQFIDRYFESYPGVKTYMEEIVQEAKHKGYVSTIMNRRRYLPDITSRNFNQRSFAERTAMNTPIQGSAADIIKKAMIDLHGKLEEQQLQARILLQVHDELILEAPQSEVETLKEIVPAIMEHTVDLNVPLKVDYAYGDSWFDAK; this is translated from the coding sequence ATGAGCAATAAATTGGTATTAATTGATGGTAACAGTATTATTTACCGTGCATTCTTCGCGTTGCCGCTTTTAAATAATGATAAAGGCGTATATACAAATGCTGTATATGGCTTTACAACCATGCTATTAAGAATGATAGAGGAAGAAAAGCCTACACATATGTTGGTTGCATTTGATGCCGGTAAAACAACTTTTAGACATGATACATATAAGGAATATAAAGGAGGAAGACAAAAAACACCTCCAGAACTATCGGAACAATTCCCTTTATTAAAAGAAGTATTAGATGCATTTTCTATCCCACATTATGAACTGGATAATTATGAGGCAGATGATATAATCGGTACACTATCCAAGCAAGTAGAAGAAAATGGATGGGAAGTAACCGTTATATCTGGTGATAAAGACTTGCTTCAATTAGTTTCTGATCACGTGACTGTAAGTTTGACTAAAAAAGGAATTAGCGATGTTGAGCGTTATACACCTGCTTTTTTAAAGGAAAAAATGGAAATTACGCAAGAACAAATTATTGATTTGAAAGCATTGATGGGAGATAATTCAGATAATATCCCAGGTGTCCCTGGGGTGGGGGAGAAAACGGCAGTCAAATTACTAAAACAATTTCATACATTAGAAAATGTGTATGACCATTTGGAAGATGTTAGTGGGAAAAAGCTGAAAGAGAAGCTAGCAACTCATAAAAAAGAAGCCTTTATGAGTAAAGAACTTGTAACCATTAACCGATCTTCACCAATTACAATTAAACCTGACGATGTTATCTATAGCGGATATGCGCAAGATAAAGTCAGAGCGATTTTTACCGAACTCGGCTTTCAATCGTTATTAACTCGTATGCAAGGGTCTGACGAAGATAAGCCAATGGAAACAGCGGAACAACATCCTCCAATTGAATTTTCCATATTAGATGAAGTAAACCATGATTTGTTTACTGGAGAAGAAGCACTTATTGTTGAAATGTTAGAAGAAAATTATCATCAAGCATCCATTCAAGGCTTTTCCATCGTTAATGAGGAAGCGGCTTACTTTTTACCAAAAGATATAGCCATGCAATCCGAACAATTTCAATCATGGTTACGGGATTCTTCTATGAAAAAATATGTATTTGATGCCAAAAAAACATTTGTTTCTTTATCACGAGTTAATATGCACATTGAAGGTATCGCGTTTGATATGCTCTTAGCTTCTTATTTAATTAACCCATCGGAAAACAATCATGATATACCAGCTATTAGCCACAGATTAGGAAGAACGGATGTATATCTAGATGACGAGGTGTATGGGAAGGGAGCAAAGCGGAAGCTCCCAGAACAGTCGATTTTTAGAGAACATGTGGTAAGGAAAGCAAGCATGCTGTACGAGCTGAAACCACAGATGGAAAAGCAACTTAAAGAAAATGAACAGTACGAATTGTTTAAGGAGTTAGAAATGCCATTGGCGCTTATCCTTGGAGAGATGGAGCATACGGGCGTGCTTGTTGATACAAAACGTTTAGAAGAAATGCGCACCGACTTGAAAAATCGTTTAGCAGAATTAGAGAAAGAGGTTCATGAATTGGCTGGTGAGGAGTTTAATTTAAACTCTCCAAAACAGCTGGGTCCAATTCTGTTTGAAAAACTAGGTCTCCCAGTTATTAAGAAGACTAAAACGGGTTATTCCACTGCTGCTGATGTGTTAGAACAACTTCAGGATGAGCATGAAATCATTCCGAAGCTGTTATTATATCGCCAATTGGGTAAATTGCAGTCCACTTATATTGAAGGGTTATTAAAAGTAGTAGATGAAAAAACAAATAAAATTCACACTCGTTTTAATCAAGCACTAACGCAAACAGGTCGTTTAAGCTCCATCGAACCAAACTTACAAAATATCCCTATACGTTTGGAAGAAGGTAGGAAAATACGTCAAGCCTTTATTCCTGCTCAAAAGGATTGGGTTATGTTTGCTGCTGATTACTCTCAAATTGAGTTGAGAGTATTAGCACATATTGCACGCGATGAAAAATTAATGACGGCATTTAAACAAGAAAAAGATATTCATACGCAGACAGCGATGGATGTCTTTCATGTGAATAAAGAAGAAGTTTCCGCAAATATGCGTAGACAAGCAAAAGCAGTTAACTTCGGTATTGTATACGGCATTAGTGATTACGGATTATCGCAGAACCTAGGTATTACTCGAAAAGAAGCGAAACAGTTTATTGATCGATATTTTGAGAGTTACCCAGGGGTAAAAACATACATGGAAGAGATCGTTCAAGAAGCAAAACATAAGGGGTACGTAAGCACGATTATGAATCGTAGAAGATATTTGCCGGATATTACCAGTCGTAACTTTAATCAAAGAAGTTTTGCTGAACGAACTGCTATGAATACGCCAATTCAAGGAAGTGCAGCGGACATTATTAAAAAAGCGATGATTGATTTGCATGGTAAGCTAGAGGAACAACAGTTGCAAGCACGAATTTTATTACAAGTACACGATGAGTTAATTTTAGAAGCACCGCAGTCTGAAGTAGAGACATTAAAAGAAATAGTGCCAGCTATTATGGAACATACAGTGGATTTAAATGTACCTTTAAAGGTTGATTATGCTTATGGAGATAGTTGGTTTGATGCTAAGTAA